A region of Candidatus Binatia bacterium DNA encodes the following proteins:
- a CDS encoding flavin monoamine oxidase family protein translates to MARPRISRRRFLTTTAAAGATLATPAAAAAQLTAIRPTCRDGARGGAASADVVVVGAGFAGLAAARKLARLGASVVVLEARDRVGGRTLNVPIGNGSVVEVGGQWAAVAQTRLLELAAELGVETFPTYTTGDNLLYYRGSLLPYDGSTSLSIPPIPADDLNEFLTVAFGELEPLAARIPLDRPWEADGVDTVALDSQTVETWKLAHFTTEGARFLFDLAVQAVFAAEPRDLSFLHFLFYLHAGNGLASLVGVKDGAQELRFVGGTQSIAIRMAEQLGPRIVLGTPVRRIVDRDGSVSVETDVGVWRAGAVVVALPPTLASRIEYEPALPAARDQLTQRFPMGSVIKCQAIYDAPFWRDRGLTGQVTSDTGPVKVTFDNSPRDGSFGVLLGFIEGEEARRWGARPAQERRAAVLESFARYFGDAARDARGYVDRDWSTDPWTRGCYAGMLPPGALTSFGDAWRAPVGRIFWAGTETAEEWNGYIEGAIRSGERAADEVRAL, encoded by the coding sequence ATGGCCAGACCCCGCATCTCGAGACGACGCTTCCTCACCACCACCGCAGCCGCGGGCGCGACGCTCGCGACGCCGGCTGCGGCCGCCGCACAGCTCACCGCGATCCGCCCGACGTGTCGCGACGGCGCGCGCGGCGGGGCGGCATCGGCCGACGTCGTGGTCGTGGGCGCCGGCTTCGCCGGGCTCGCGGCGGCGCGCAAGCTCGCGCGCCTCGGCGCGTCGGTCGTCGTCCTCGAGGCGCGCGATCGGGTCGGCGGACGGACGCTCAACGTCCCCATCGGCAACGGCAGCGTCGTCGAGGTCGGCGGACAGTGGGCCGCGGTCGCGCAGACGCGGCTCCTCGAGCTCGCGGCCGAGCTCGGCGTCGAGACCTTCCCGACCTATACGACCGGCGACAACCTGCTCTACTACCGCGGCTCGCTGCTGCCCTACGACGGCTCGACCTCCCTGTCCATTCCGCCGATCCCGGCGGACGACCTGAACGAGTTCTTGACGGTCGCGTTCGGCGAGCTCGAGCCGCTCGCGGCGCGCATCCCGCTCGATCGTCCGTGGGAGGCGGACGGCGTCGACACCGTCGCGCTCGACTCGCAGACCGTCGAGACCTGGAAGCTCGCGCACTTCACCACCGAGGGCGCGCGCTTCCTGTTCGACCTCGCGGTGCAGGCGGTGTTCGCCGCCGAGCCGCGCGATCTCTCGTTCCTGCACTTCCTCTTCTACCTGCACGCGGGCAACGGCCTCGCGTCGCTGGTCGGCGTCAAGGACGGCGCGCAGGAGCTGCGCTTCGTCGGCGGCACGCAGTCGATCGCGATCCGCATGGCCGAGCAGCTCGGGCCGCGGATCGTCCTCGGCACGCCGGTGCGACGCATCGTCGACCGCGACGGCTCGGTCTCGGTCGAGACCGACGTCGGCGTCTGGCGTGCGGGCGCGGTGGTGGTCGCGCTGCCGCCGACGCTCGCGTCGCGCATCGAGTACGAGCCCGCGCTGCCGGCGGCGCGCGACCAGCTCACGCAGCGCTTCCCGATGGGCTCGGTCATCAAGTGCCAGGCGATCTACGACGCTCCGTTCTGGCGCGACCGGGGCCTCACCGGCCAGGTGACGAGCGACACCGGCCCGGTCAAGGTGACGTTCGACAACTCGCCGCGCGACGGCAGCTTCGGCGTGCTGCTCGGCTTCATCGAGGGCGAGGAGGCCCGCCGCTGGGGCGCACGACCGGCGCAGGAGCGCCGCGCTGCCGTGCTCGAGTCCTTCGCGCGCTACTTCGGCGACGCCGCACGCGACGCGCGCGGCTACGTCGATCGCGACTGGTCGACCGACCCGTGGACGCGCGGCTGCTACGCGGGCATGCTGCCGCCGGGCGCTCTGACGAGCTTCGGCGACGCGTGGCGCGCGCCGGTAGGTCGCATCTTCTGGGCCGGCACCGAAACGGCCGAGGAGTGGAACGGCTACATCGAGGGCGCGATCCGCTCGGGCGAGCGCGCGGCCGACGAGGTGCGGGCGCTCTGA
- a CDS encoding HupE/UreJ family protein, giving the protein MSGRLRRLADAWASVPLGRLTISFTIALAIALATAQADAHNRSISYSSWELDDAGARVRARLTALDLSLLRLEGDADAAARYVAEHLVLERDGAPCAPSGPPRTLPASEGWRVFEWRVDCPSGGRTMRTGLLLDVAPSHLHFARVRGADGAVAERVLTFQEPEWTLDASSRAESDGGEGTSLAGYVLLGIEHIVSGWDHLAFVAALLLLARTLREVATLVTAFTLAHSVTLALAVLGLVQPDAAAIESLIGFSIALVAAENAWLLAGRDRVIPLLVAAILVVMAALAWLGVGALPPLALIGLAVFARCHFALLDVAAHPEALRAVVAFAFGLVHGFGFAGILAEMELPQDRLALALLGFNVGVEIGQLAVVAVVWPLLRWIARRDAAGRAERTVAELGSAAICGVGVFWFLTRAFH; this is encoded by the coding sequence GTGAGCGGACGACTGCGGCGGCTCGCCGACGCGTGGGCGAGCGTCCCGCTGGGCCGCCTCACGATCTCGTTCACGATCGCGCTCGCGATCGCGCTCGCGACCGCACAGGCGGACGCGCACAACCGCAGCATCTCGTACTCGAGCTGGGAGCTCGACGACGCGGGCGCGCGCGTGCGGGCGCGTCTCACCGCGCTCGACCTGTCGCTGCTGCGCCTCGAAGGCGACGCCGACGCCGCCGCGCGCTACGTCGCCGAGCACCTCGTGCTCGAGCGCGACGGTGCGCCCTGCGCGCCGAGCGGACCGCCGCGCACGCTTCCCGCGAGCGAAGGCTGGCGCGTCTTCGAGTGGCGCGTCGACTGCCCGAGCGGCGGACGCACGATGCGCACCGGCCTTCTCCTCGACGTCGCCCCCTCGCACCTGCACTTCGCCCGCGTGCGCGGCGCCGACGGCGCGGTCGCCGAGCGCGTCCTCACCTTCCAGGAACCGGAATGGACGCTCGACGCGTCGTCGCGCGCGGAGTCCGACGGCGGCGAGGGCACGTCGCTCGCGGGCTACGTCCTGCTCGGGATCGAGCACATCGTCTCGGGCTGGGACCACCTCGCGTTCGTCGCGGCGCTGCTGCTGCTCGCGCGCACGCTGCGCGAGGTCGCGACGCTGGTCACGGCGTTCACGCTCGCGCACAGCGTCACGCTGGCGCTCGCGGTGCTGGGCCTCGTGCAGCCCGATGCGGCGGCGATCGAGTCGCTGATCGGCTTCTCGATCGCGCTCGTCGCGGCGGAGAACGCCTGGCTGCTCGCAGGGCGCGACCGCGTGATTCCGCTGCTCGTCGCGGCGATCCTCGTCGTGATGGCGGCGCTCGCGTGGCTCGGCGTCGGCGCGCTGCCGCCGCTCGCGCTGATCGGCCTCGCGGTCTTCGCGCGCTGTCACTTCGCGCTGCTCGACGTCGCGGCCCACCCCGAAGCGCTGCGCGCGGTGGTCGCGTTCGCGTTCGGCCTCGTGCACGGCTTCGGCTTCGCCGGCATCCTCGCCGAGATGGAGCTGCCGCAGGATCGCCTCGCGCTCGCGCTGCTCGGCTTCAACGTCGGCGTCGAGATCGGGCAGCTCGCGGTGGTCGCGGTGGTGTGGCCGCTGCTGCGCTGGATCGCGCGTCGCGACGCCGCGGGCCGCGCGGAGCGCACGGTCGCCGAGCTGGGCTCGGCGGCGATCTGCGGCGTCGGGGTGTTCTGGTTCTTGACGCGCGCCTTTCACTGA
- a CDS encoding peptidylprolyl isomerase, translating to MRDATHTQRRARLLLAIGAAAGLVLAAVDLLRAPHAAEPLPEGAIAIVNGVAVPESEYQRALSALAADRRTPLDDADRRRVLDRLIDEELLVQRGLELGLPRRDRRVRSDIVSSVIESVVAEASAEEPSEEEARAFYEENRDLFVRPGRVRVRQVLVRVTPERPDAAARERARQAAERLRAGEDFDVVARELGDTPIVPLPTGLLDARQLREYLGPTVTRTIAELPVGAPSDPVRSATGYHVVEVLERAPDETPPFEEIADVVRAEQRRKRQDDALRDYLAALRDASVVRLREPTP from the coding sequence ATGCGGGACGCGACGCACACGCAGCGCCGAGCTCGACTGCTGCTCGCGATCGGCGCGGCGGCCGGCCTCGTCCTGGCCGCCGTCGACCTGCTGCGCGCGCCGCACGCCGCCGAGCCGCTGCCGGAAGGCGCGATTGCGATCGTGAACGGCGTCGCGGTGCCGGAGAGCGAGTACCAGCGCGCCCTCTCGGCGCTCGCCGCCGACCGCCGCACACCGCTCGACGACGCCGATCGACGCCGGGTGCTCGACCGCCTGATCGACGAGGAGCTGCTCGTGCAGCGGGGGCTCGAGCTCGGCCTGCCCCGTCGCGACCGCCGCGTGCGCTCGGACATCGTCTCGTCGGTGATCGAGTCGGTGGTCGCCGAAGCGTCGGCCGAGGAGCCGAGCGAGGAGGAAGCACGCGCGTTCTACGAGGAGAACCGCGATCTCTTCGTGCGTCCGGGCCGCGTTCGCGTGCGTCAAGTACTGGTGCGCGTCACGCCCGAGCGTCCCGACGCCGCGGCCCGCGAGCGCGCCCGGCAAGCCGCCGAGCGTCTGCGCGCCGGCGAGGACTTCGACGTCGTCGCGCGCGAGCTCGGCGACACGCCGATCGTCCCGCTGCCCACGGGTCTCCTCGATGCACGACAGCTACGCGAGTACCTCGGTCCGACGGTGACGCGGACGATCGCGGAGCTGCCGGTCGGCGCACCGAGCGATCCCGTCCGCTCGGCGACCGGCTACCACGTGGTCGAGGTCCTCGAGCGCGCGCCGGACGAGACGCCGCCGTTCGAGGAGATCGCCGACGTCGTGCGCGCCGAGCAGCGCCGCAAGCGGCAGGACGACGCGCTGCGCGACTACCTCGCCGCGCTGCGCGACGCGAGCGTCGTGCGGCTGCGCGAGCCGACGCCGTGA
- a CDS encoding DUF1302 family protein: MAVAWFLLTPGVADAIKFGQNDAVELRGRFYSQVTLATEYSQFYTQPPIDPGNLKQWRNFYNPELEIDFRRLFDWRGFFDDVSGRLTIWGFYDGIYDFGPERYRQNLARTKNYGPATDTAFYSEGHSIEQALTNSARRRDGREFYGRRTRVNEAYLNLSKGPWFMRIGRQAISWGEADTIGLLDANNPFDILLVPGVQIDLDEARIPLWTVRMTYELFSNWGPFSSAFIDAYWVPGWLDVETGYVPIMGVSPYSQPPPLQPGFIQVFDKLPRYETGNSRYGFKFQTVINRDYNWSIWFYRTFQQVPVPTLVGISEQNPNGPGGFVTTALHHGLTNVIGTALSWYSEALNSIVRTEIELFNDEPAFLPYKAIGAVVDSGFTKRGTYETANVLRGEFGLDHNFFIPEINPAASFLGIVSVVWQANLSETSRKDFRTPIIKPSAIRRQLNGGPLAGQVVTPYCDNPNAQGPKECDYVNQDPFEAFIQATVRSDFAGGRLQPQLTTIATMRGALLFAPSLLYRFSDSFLFDVKYVNTHTFGTGNNGYTQGVGLLRDRDQFWFRATYQLN; the protein is encoded by the coding sequence GTGGCGGTCGCATGGTTCCTCCTGACGCCGGGCGTCGCCGACGCGATCAAGTTCGGACAGAACGACGCCGTCGAGCTGCGCGGACGCTTCTACTCGCAGGTCACCCTCGCGACCGAGTACTCGCAGTTCTACACGCAGCCGCCGATCGATCCGGGCAATCTCAAGCAGTGGCGCAACTTCTACAACCCGGAGCTCGAGATCGACTTCCGTCGGCTGTTCGACTGGCGCGGATTTTTCGACGACGTCAGCGGTCGCCTGACGATCTGGGGTTTCTACGACGGGATCTACGACTTCGGTCCCGAGCGCTATCGGCAGAACCTCGCGCGCACCAAGAACTACGGCCCTGCGACGGACACCGCCTTCTACTCCGAGGGCCACTCGATCGAGCAGGCGCTGACCAACAGCGCGCGTCGGCGTGACGGGCGCGAGTTCTACGGTCGGCGCACGCGCGTCAACGAAGCGTATCTCAATCTGTCGAAGGGGCCGTGGTTCATGCGCATCGGCCGCCAGGCGATCTCCTGGGGCGAGGCGGACACCATCGGTCTGCTCGACGCGAACAATCCGTTCGACATCCTGCTGGTCCCTGGAGTCCAGATCGATCTCGACGAGGCGCGCATCCCGCTCTGGACGGTGCGCATGACGTACGAGCTGTTCTCGAACTGGGGACCGTTCTCGAGCGCGTTCATCGACGCGTACTGGGTGCCGGGCTGGCTCGACGTCGAGACCGGCTACGTGCCGATCATGGGCGTGAGCCCGTACTCGCAGCCGCCGCCGCTGCAGCCGGGCTTCATCCAGGTCTTCGACAAGCTGCCGCGCTACGAGACCGGCAACTCGCGCTACGGCTTCAAGTTCCAGACCGTCATCAACCGCGACTACAACTGGTCGATCTGGTTCTACCGGACCTTCCAGCAGGTCCCGGTTCCGACGCTGGTCGGCATCTCGGAGCAGAATCCGAACGGACCGGGCGGCTTCGTCACGACCGCTCTGCACCACGGGCTGACGAACGTGATCGGCACGGCGCTGAGCTGGTACAGCGAGGCGCTGAACTCGATCGTGCGCACCGAGATCGAGCTGTTCAACGACGAGCCTGCCTTCCTGCCGTACAAGGCGATCGGCGCGGTCGTCGACTCGGGCTTCACGAAGCGCGGCACGTACGAGACGGCGAACGTGCTGCGCGGCGAGTTCGGCCTCGACCACAACTTCTTCATCCCCGAGATCAATCCGGCCGCGAGCTTTCTCGGCATCGTCTCCGTCGTGTGGCAGGCGAACCTGTCCGAGACGAGCCGCAAGGACTTCCGCACGCCGATCATCAAGCCGAGCGCCATCCGGCGTCAGCTGAACGGCGGTCCGCTCGCCGGTCAGGTCGTGACGCCGTACTGCGACAACCCGAACGCGCAGGGTCCGAAGGAGTGCGACTACGTGAACCAGGACCCGTTCGAGGCGTTCATCCAGGCGACCGTGCGCTCGGACTTCGCGGGCGGACGGCTGCAGCCGCAGCTCACGACGATCGCGACGATGCGCGGCGCGCTGCTGTTCGCGCCTTCGCTGCTCTACCGCTTCTCGGACTCGTTCCTGTTCGACGTCAAGTACGTCAACACGCACACGTTCGGGACGGGCAACAACGGCTACACGCAAGGCGTCGGCCTCCTGCGCGACCGCGACCAGTTCTGGTTCCGGGCGACGTACCAGCTGAACTGA
- a CDS encoding DUF1329 domain-containing protein, with amino-acid sequence MHKSRARRFWPRALWVLALLMAPAVHAAEPIEEVPSGTMLSKDNWEIAKGHLPDEILEFYKRGEYANPIVKLEALGRTVVDPNLEAASEKNRGKFDVDENGTVVEKATGKRPPVIIGRPFPDIDPKDPKAGAKIVWNWFYTLYWEGGFHTNTPINWISRDGPLRRISTDVTFKYYDGQPPFFQERIGENPLNILSRTLGVVKEPADVNGIVNLNWRYRDGDKQDQAWTYVPALRRVRPINPANRSDGLLGSDISLDDGPYFDGKPEDFEFKLVGEKVILAHFDKIALEKGSPVRRLKPDEVVSDLIDSSEVGWRLETPTYPLIPPQTEGWKKGEGLVAWAPIQWALVPRSVWVVEAVPKNPYYLFGKQVLYLDKETGRGYWKNKYDWKGNALVNYALPQFPVTKVDDEPYYVRTGGGGNAGYAVNYKLDRATVTGMPVNPTEYYIDIPDQIFETDRIVRFGK; translated from the coding sequence ATGCACAAGTCGAGGGCACGCCGGTTCTGGCCGCGCGCGCTGTGGGTGCTGGCTTTGCTGATGGCGCCCGCCGTCCATGCCGCCGAGCCGATCGAGGAAGTCCCGTCGGGGACGATGCTCAGCAAGGACAACTGGGAGATCGCCAAGGGACATCTGCCCGACGAGATCCTCGAGTTCTACAAGCGCGGCGAGTACGCGAACCCGATCGTCAAGCTCGAGGCCCTCGGGCGCACGGTCGTCGATCCCAACCTCGAGGCGGCCTCGGAGAAGAACCGCGGCAAGTTCGACGTCGACGAGAACGGGACGGTGGTCGAGAAGGCGACCGGCAAGCGTCCGCCGGTGATCATAGGCCGGCCGTTCCCCGACATCGATCCGAAGGATCCGAAGGCCGGCGCGAAGATCGTCTGGAACTGGTTCTACACGCTCTACTGGGAGGGCGGGTTCCACACCAACACGCCGATCAACTGGATCTCGCGTGACGGCCCCCTGCGCCGCATCTCGACCGACGTGACCTTCAAGTACTACGACGGCCAGCCGCCGTTCTTCCAGGAGCGCATCGGCGAGAACCCGCTCAACATCCTGTCGCGGACGCTCGGCGTGGTGAAGGAGCCGGCCGACGTCAACGGCATCGTCAATCTCAATTGGCGCTACCGCGACGGCGACAAGCAGGACCAGGCGTGGACGTACGTGCCCGCGCTGCGTCGCGTGCGGCCGATCAACCCGGCGAACCGCTCGGACGGTCTGCTCGGCTCGGACATCTCACTCGACGACGGCCCGTACTTCGACGGCAAGCCCGAGGACTTCGAGTTCAAGCTCGTCGGCGAGAAGGTGATCCTCGCGCACTTCGACAAGATCGCGCTCGAGAAGGGCTCGCCGGTCCGCCGGCTCAAGCCCGACGAGGTGGTGTCGGACCTGATCGACTCGTCCGAGGTCGGCTGGCGTCTCGAGACGCCGACGTATCCCCTGATCCCGCCGCAGACCGAGGGCTGGAAGAAGGGCGAGGGGCTCGTCGCCTGGGCGCCGATCCAGTGGGCGCTCGTGCCGCGCTCGGTGTGGGTCGTCGAGGCGGTGCCGAAGAACCCGTACTACCTCTTCGGCAAGCAGGTGCTCTATCTCGACAAGGAAACCGGGCGCGGCTACTGGAAGAACAAGTACGACTGGAAGGGCAACGCGCTGGTCAACTACGCGCTGCCGCAGTTCCCGGTCACCAAGGTCGACGACGAGCCGTACTACGTGCGCACCGGCGGCGGCGGCAACGCGGGCTACGCCGTGAACTACAAGCTCGACCGCGCGACCGTCACCGGCATGCCGGTGAACCCGACCGAGTACTACATCGACATCCCGGATCAGATCTTCGAAACGGACCGCATCGTCCGCTTCGGCAAGTGA
- a CDS encoding GAF domain-containing sensor histidine kinase gives MTKSIAPAAGPDSRDWVRVLFEVTRQLSSTLELDQVLGKVLDLTARAVGADAGSIFKLDAEGRVVKSILARGNVPARVERPIVAAVMERGLAGWVYQHRQSVVIADTERDDRWHFFPDDVIVTRSAMAAPLVRKDRVIGIITMMQSQPDRFTQHDLELLDAIAAQAAVAIENATLYARATAERSMLSAVIASARDAILVTDRDDRVVLLNPAAQAVLGIGEDARGKQVTELLADPALRELYATREPGVREVTLADGRVFDCALVDVADVGRVLGMHEITALKHLDALKSEFVAHVAHDLRAPLGVIQGNAWLLAGLPQLGDDDRVVAEEILQAIQRMRSLIDNVLDLGRIEMGIESEFEPVDLEPVLRSVVSAAEPVGRDKGISLQIECAPDLPRINGSAIRLEQAVTNLVNNAVKFTPPGGEVRVRARRADSKLVVEVRDTGPGIPPSQQSRLFQKFSRLGNDRTQEGNGLGLAIVKTLVEAHGGRVFVESQVGKGSVFGFTLPVPESAAS, from the coding sequence ATGACCAAGTCCATCGCTCCGGCGGCCGGGCCCGACTCGCGCGACTGGGTGCGCGTGCTCTTCGAGGTCACGCGCCAGCTCTCCTCGACGCTCGAGCTCGACCAGGTGCTCGGCAAGGTGCTCGACCTGACGGCGCGCGCCGTCGGCGCCGACGCCGGCAGCATCTTCAAGCTCGACGCCGAGGGCCGCGTCGTGAAGAGCATCCTCGCGCGCGGCAACGTCCCGGCGCGCGTCGAGCGGCCGATCGTCGCGGCCGTGATGGAGCGCGGGCTCGCCGGCTGGGTCTACCAGCACCGCCAGTCGGTGGTGATCGCCGACACCGAGCGCGACGACCGTTGGCACTTCTTCCCGGACGACGTGATCGTCACGCGCTCCGCGATGGCGGCGCCGCTCGTCCGCAAGGACCGGGTGATCGGCATCATCACCATGATGCAGTCGCAGCCGGACCGCTTCACCCAGCACGACCTCGAGCTGCTCGACGCGATCGCCGCCCAGGCCGCGGTCGCGATCGAGAACGCGACGCTGTACGCGCGCGCCACCGCCGAGCGCTCGATGCTGAGCGCGGTCATCGCGAGCGCCCGCGACGCGATCCTGGTGACCGACCGCGACGACCGCGTCGTGCTGCTGAACCCGGCGGCGCAGGCGGTGCTCGGCATCGGCGAGGACGCGCGCGGCAAGCAGGTCACCGAGCTGCTCGCGGACCCCGCGCTGCGCGAGCTCTACGCGACCCGCGAGCCCGGCGTCCGCGAGGTGACGCTCGCGGACGGTCGGGTGTTCGACTGCGCGCTGGTCGACGTCGCCGACGTCGGGCGCGTCCTCGGCATGCACGAGATCACCGCGCTCAAGCACCTCGACGCGCTGAAGAGCGAGTTCGTCGCCCACGTCGCGCACGACCTGCGGGCGCCGCTCGGCGTGATCCAGGGCAACGCCTGGCTGCTCGCCGGCCTGCCGCAGCTCGGCGACGACGACCGGGTCGTCGCCGAGGAGATCCTGCAGGCGATCCAGCGCATGCGCTCGCTGATCGACAACGTGCTCGACCTCGGCCGGATCGAGATGGGGATCGAGTCCGAGTTCGAGCCCGTCGACCTCGAGCCGGTGCTGCGCTCGGTGGTGTCGGCCGCCGAGCCGGTGGGGCGTGACAAGGGCATCTCCTTGCAGATCGAGTGCGCGCCGGATTTGCCGCGGATCAACGGCTCGGCGATCCGTCTCGAGCAGGCGGTCACCAACCTGGTCAACAACGCCGTCAAGTTCACGCCGCCGGGCGGCGAGGTGCGGGTGCGGGCGCGGCGCGCGGATTCGAAGCTCGTGGTCGAGGTGCGCGACACCGGGCCCGGGATCCCGCCGTCGCAGCAGTCGAGGCTCTTTCAGAAGTTCTCCCGCCTCGGCAACGACCGCACGCAGGAGGGCAACGGCCTCGGCCTCGCGATCGTCAAGACGCTCGTCGAGGCGCACGGTGGGCGGGTGTTCGTCGAGTCACAGGTCGGGAAGGGCAGCGTCTTCGGCTTCACGCTGCCCGTGCCGGAGAGCGCCGCTTCCTGA
- a CDS encoding 4-phosphoerythronate dehydrogenase produces MRPRLVVDENIPLAREAFGELGEVELLPGRRIDAAAVAQADALIVRSVTRVDERLLGASPVRFVATATIGTDHVDLGYLERRGIAFAHAPGCNARSVAEYVTAALLELETEGGRPASGWHGATLGVVGAGNVGTRVMAMASALGLRVLVCDPPRAEVEGESGFVPLARLLEEADVVTLHVPLTRDGRHPTWHLLGAAELARLRPGALLINTSRGGVADDRALREACAAGRISAVLDVWEGEPEPDAALLDLVRLASPHIAGYSLDGKLAGTRMVAEAAYRFFGVAPPDPRRFEVPNPEPLIRLEGAGRAAVREAVRRAYAIRDDDARMRAALAAAPSRGAEFDRLRRDYPVRREFPTFVVDGPDLAADDRTTLAALGFRLGTR; encoded by the coding sequence GTGCGACCGCGCCTGGTGGTGGACGAGAACATCCCGCTCGCGCGGGAAGCGTTCGGCGAGCTCGGCGAGGTCGAGCTCCTCCCCGGACGCCGGATCGACGCTGCGGCGGTCGCCCAGGCCGACGCGCTGATCGTGCGCTCGGTGACGCGCGTCGACGAGCGTCTGCTCGGCGCGAGCCCGGTGCGCTTCGTCGCCACGGCGACGATCGGCACCGACCACGTCGATCTCGGCTACCTCGAGCGGCGCGGGATCGCGTTCGCGCACGCGCCGGGCTGCAACGCGCGCTCGGTCGCCGAGTACGTCACGGCCGCGCTGCTCGAGCTCGAGACCGAGGGCGGTCGTCCGGCGAGCGGCTGGCACGGCGCGACGCTGGGCGTGGTGGGCGCGGGCAACGTCGGCACGCGCGTGATGGCGATGGCGTCCGCGCTCGGGCTGCGGGTCCTGGTGTGCGACCCGCCGCGTGCAGAGGTCGAAGGGGAGAGCGGCTTCGTGCCGCTCGCGCGCCTGCTGGAGGAGGCGGACGTCGTCACGCTGCACGTGCCGCTCACCCGCGACGGGCGTCATCCGACCTGGCACCTGCTCGGCGCCGCGGAGCTCGCGCGGCTGCGCCCCGGCGCGCTGCTGATCAATACCTCGCGCGGCGGCGTGGCCGACGATCGCGCGCTGCGCGAGGCGTGCGCTGCGGGCCGGATCAGCGCCGTGCTCGACGTCTGGGAAGGCGAGCCCGAGCCCGACGCGGCGCTGCTCGACCTCGTCCGCCTCGCGAGCCCGCACATCGCGGGCTACTCGCTCGACGGCAAGCTCGCGGGCACCCGGATGGTCGCCGAGGCGGCGTACCGCTTCTTCGGCGTCGCGCCCCCGGATCCGCGACGCTTCGAGGTGCCGAACCCCGAGCCGCTGATCCGGCTCGAGGGCGCCGGACGCGCCGCCGTCCGGGAAGCCGTCCGCCGCGCCTACGCGATCCGCGACGACGACGCGCGCATGCGCGCCGCGCTCGCCGCGGCGCCGTCGCGCGGGGCGGAGTTCGATCGCCTGCGCCGCGACTACCCGGTGCGGCGCGAGTTCCCGACCTTCGTCGTCGACGGCCCGGACCTCGCCGCGGACGACCGGACGACGCTCGCGGCGCTGGGCTTTCGCCTGGGAACCCGCTGA
- a CDS encoding phytanoyl-CoA dioxygenase family protein — protein sequence MLDNEAKAHWQRHGWVWLRGFLDAEDTKRIASWTEEIAAWPETPGKWMRYYERSKQDGQKLLARIENFMPYHEGLASIFGGERFRELLTECCGEPVVLFKDKINFKLPGGAGFDDHQDAPAYVNFGVEHHVTLMVPVDPFTLDNGCLEMALDSCERVFLPSEPDGTLKPEVMANLEVVPLLAVPGDVIVFDAWVPHRSGPNRSSQPRRSYYLTFNPASAGDHRAEYYARKRECFPPEYERKPGVDYASLGRQFNLGNPFD from the coding sequence ATGCTGGACAACGAGGCAAAGGCACACTGGCAGCGGCACGGGTGGGTGTGGCTGCGCGGGTTCCTCGACGCCGAGGACACGAAGCGGATCGCGTCCTGGACCGAGGAGATCGCGGCCTGGCCCGAGACGCCCGGCAAGTGGATGCGCTACTACGAGCGCAGCAAGCAGGACGGCCAGAAGCTCCTCGCCCGGATCGAGAACTTCATGCCGTACCACGAGGGGCTCGCGTCCATCTTCGGCGGCGAGCGCTTCCGCGAGCTGCTCACCGAGTGCTGCGGCGAGCCGGTGGTGCTCTTCAAGGACAAGATCAACTTCAAGCTGCCCGGCGGCGCCGGCTTCGACGACCACCAGGACGCGCCGGCGTACGTCAACTTCGGCGTCGAGCACCACGTGACGCTGATGGTGCCGGTCGACCCGTTCACGCTCGACAACGGCTGCCTGGAGATGGCGCTCGACTCCTGCGAGCGCGTCTTCCTGCCGTCCGAGCCGGACGGGACGCTGAAGCCCGAGGTGATGGCGAACCTCGAGGTGGTGCCGCTGCTCGCGGTGCCGGGCGACGTCATCGTGTTCGACGCCTGGGTGCCGCACCGCTCGGGCCCGAACCGGTCGTCGCAGCCGCGACGATCGTACTACTTGACGTTCAACCCGGCGTCGGCGGGCGACCACCGCGCCGAGTACTACGCGCGCAAGCGCGAGTGCTTCCCGCCCGAGTACGAGCGCAAGCCCGGCGTCGACTACGCTTCGCTGGGACGCCAGTTCAACCTCGGCAACCCGTTCGACTGA